Proteins encoded within one genomic window of Solea senegalensis isolate Sse05_10M linkage group LG11, IFAPA_SoseM_1, whole genome shotgun sequence:
- the l1cama gene encoding neural cell adhesion molecule L1.2 isoform X2, translating to MPHMQRQQVGSRGQCSPHLLLPLLLPLLLLSLAAQPSRAAIHIPSTYHISDLKRPPVITTQPESVTVFSVEDLVMNCEATGNPPPIFHWTKDGEKFHPGSDPELKVTESTGLFAFYTLSNTVDTLKQYQGKYVCYASNELGTAVSNEAVLTTDVLPTLQREKKVDVKSEQGNSVVLKCNPPQSSMEPIIHWMDWRLHHIQLSPRVVVGKDGNLYFAHLTAEDSRDDYICNVQYLATRTILAKEPISLSALSSNSVVRNKRPQMMRPTGTRSTYHALRGQTIELECIVQGLPTPDVLWLRKDGELSESRTAKDMFDRRLRFTNISESDAGEYQCRANNSQGKITHTYTVIVEAAPYWTKEPVSQLYAPGETVRLDCQADGIPSPVITWTINGNPITANKDSRHTLTASGSLILHDVHFKDTAIYQCQASNKHGTILTNTNVYVIELPPQILTEDRNAYTYTEGKTALLECETFGSPKPNVVWESGSIPILADPRVNLLTNGGLEISNLTHDDEGFYTCSVVNTNLSITAELEVLNRTVILSLPQSLKVQQGHTAIFTCLPQVDPRLDTPLIQWRKNNQKLFQSHIDAKYTFEGPDLIIANVEPGDEGVYTCQVITKKDMAEASGTLTLCDRPDPPILLEITESKLRTATLIWTPGDDHNSPVLEFVIEFEDQGSKEKGWEALMRVRGNQEHASLSLWPYMSYRFRVTAINDFGKSDPSKPSEIHNTLAEAPDNNPEDVRSESIDPDSLVITWEEMSKRDFNGPDFKYRVLWRRVVGSGPKWNINYTTTTPFIVNDIGNFSAFELKVQAVNDKGAGPEPDPFIGYSGEDVPLEAPMDVGVVILNSTTIRVTWAPIERETVRGHLLGYKIYLTRTGSRGHHRGRRAKESENTIVVETEANEEKKMITDLRPFSHYTLEVTVFNSKGEGPASEMLAFKTHEGVPGPPLSLTLDSPSETEMTLHWTPPDQPNGILSGYLLQYQRIVETDDSPMQVVTIVDPTVTHLTLTNLDRHSHYQFYLRGRTATGDGEPIFREGATTLDGGPPTNFSLSVGENSVNLSWVAKKRHRNVNFQIHYLKKKVDSKWKKTEEVNSSQSFYQIQGLSPGSHYRLLFIYSNKTYWETDIETEGTEVTEIQQSFATQGWFIGVVSAIALLLLILLILCFVKRSKGGKYSVKDKEEGPMDSEARPMKDETFGEYSDLEEKRTASLPSLCEESKLCSVDNLDFNGSSAITTELNMDESLVSQLSRPSEGPDSSPLNPTTAPPANNGTTNSVTILD from the exons ATGCCTCACATGCAGCGACAGCAGGTTGgcagtagggggcagtgctCCCCtcaccttctcctccctctcctcctccccctcctccttctaTCCCTTGCTGCCCAGCCCAGTCGAGCAGCCATACACATACCCTCCACCT ACCACATAAGTGATC TCAAGAGGCCTCCGGTGATCACCACACAACCAGAGTCTGTCACCGTCTTCAGCGTTGAAGACCTCGTCATGAACTGTGAAGCTACAGGAAACCCTCCACCCAT TTTCCACTGGACAAAGGATGGAGAGAAGTTTCACCCAGGCAGCGACCCAGAGTTAAAGGTTACCGAGTCCACTGGCTTATTCGCATTCTACACGCTCAGTAACACCGTGGACACTCTGAAGCAGTACCAAGGCAAATATGTCTGCTACGCATCCAACGAACTGGGGACTGCCGTCTCTAATGAGGCCGTACTCACCACTGATG TTCTTCCGACcttgcagagagaaaaaaaggttgATGTGAAGTCTGAACAGGGAAACAGTGTAGTTCTGAAGTGTAATCCCCCGCAGAGCTCTATGGAGCCCATCATTCACTGGATGGACTGGA GGCTACACCATATTCAGCTTAGCCCACGAGTGGTGGTCGGGAAGGATGGCAACCTGTACTTTGCCCATTTGACAGCTGAGGACAGCAGGGACGACTATATCTGTAATGTCCAGTATCTGGCAACGCGCACCATTCTGGCAAAGGAAcccatctctctgtctgcccTCTCTT ccAACTCAGTAGTGCGGAACAAGAGGCCCCAGATGATGAGACCTACGGGAACCCGAAGCACTTACCACGCCCTCAGGGGCCAGACCATAGAGCTTGAGTGCATCGTCCAAggcct tcCAACTCCTGATGTGCTGTGGCTGAGGAAAGACGGTGAATTGTCTGAATCTCGAACTGCAAAAGACATGTTTGACCGCCGCCTGCGCTTCACTAACATCTCAGAGAGCGACGCGGGAGAGTACCAGTGTAGAGCCAACAACTCACAGGGAAAGatcacacacacctacactgTGATTGTGGAAG CTGCTCCCTACTGGACTAAGGAGCCGGTCAGTCAGTTATATGCCCCGGGTGAGACTGTGAGACTGGACTGCCAGGCTGACGGTATCCCCTCCCCTGTCATTACCTGGACTATCAATGGGAACCCTATCACAG CAAACAAGGACTCTCGACACACTCTGACAGCAAGCGGATCTCTAATCCTACATGATGTCCACTTCAAAGACACAGCCATATACCAGTGTCAGGCCTCTAACAAACATGGAACCATTCTCACCAACACCAATGTTTATGTCATCG AGCTGCCGCCACAGATCCTTACTGAAGACAGgaatgcatatacatatacagaggGCAAGACAGCTTTGCTGGAGTGTGAAACCTTTGGTTCCCCTAAACCTAATGTCGTATG GGAGAGTGGCAGCATCCCCATCCTTGCAGATCCAAGAGTTAACCTACTCACAAATGGAGGGCTCGAGATCTCTAATCTCACCCATGATGATGAGGGCTTCTACACCTGCTCTGTAGTGAACACCAACTTGTCAATCACTGCAGAGCTGGAGGTGCTCA ACAGGACAGTGATCCTGTCACTACCACAATCTCTGAAGGTGCAGCAAGGACACACAGCAATCTTCACGTGTCTGCCCCAAGTCGACCCCAGACTTGACACTCCACTTATTCAGTGGAGAAAGAACAATCAGAAGCTGTTTCAGTCCCACATTGACGCAAA ATACACTTTTGAAGGACCAGACCTGATAATTGCTAATGTGGAACCAGGTGATGAGGGTGTGTACACCTGTCAGGTCATCACTAAGAAGGACATGGCTGAAGCAAGTGGCACCCTCACTTTATGTG ATCGTCCAGATCCTCCTATCCTGCTTGAAATCACTGAGTCTAAACTTCGTACCGCCACACTCATCTGGACTCCTGGAGATGACCACAACAGTCCTGTGCTAG agTTTGTGATTGAGTTTGAGGACCAAGGTTCGAAGGAGAAGGGCTGGGAAGCGCTGATGAGAGTAAGAGGTAACCAAGAGCATGCGAGCCTCAGTTTGTGGCCCTACATGTCCTACCGTTTCCGCGTCACTGCCATCAATGATTTTGGCAAGAGTGACCCCAGCAAGCCCTCTGAAATACACAACACACTTGCGGAAG CTCCAGACAATAACCCTGAAGATGTCAGAAGTGAGTCCATAGACCCAGACTCTCTGGTCATCACCTGGGAG GAAATGAGCAAACGCGACTTCAACGGACCTGACTTTAAGTACAGGGTGTTGTGGAGGCGAGTGGTGGGCAGTGGGCCCAAGTGGAACATCAActatacaacaacaacaccattcATTGTCAATGACATTGGCAACTTCTCTGCCTTTGAGCTCAAAGTTCAGGCTGTCAATGATAAAGGAGCGGGACCTGAGCCGGACCCATTTATCGGCTACTCAGGGGAAGATG TTCCGTTGGAGGCTCCCATGGATGTAGGTGTTGTGATACTTAACAGCACAACCATCAGAGTGACCTGGGCACCAATAGAAAGAGAGACAGTCAGAGGACACCTGCTTGGGTACAAG ATCTACTTGACCAGGACTGGTTCCAGGGGTCACCACAGAGGCCGCAGGGCAAAGGAGTCAGAAAACACCATAGTGGTGGAGACTGAGGCCaatgaggagaagaagatgatCACCGATCTCCGACCGTTCTCCCACTATACCCTGGAAGTCACTGTATTCAACAGCAAGGGAGAGGGACCTGCTTCTGAGATGCTGGCCTTTAAGACCCATGAGGGAG TTCCTGGTCCTCCCTTGTCCCTGACGTTGGACAGCCCATCAGAGACAGAAATGACTCTTCACTGGACGCCTCCTGACCAGCCCAATGGAATCCTTAGTGGATATCTGCTGCAATACCAACGGA TTGTGGAGACTGATGACAGCCCCATGCAAGTAGTGACAATAGTGGATCCAACAGTCACCCATCTCACCCTGACAAACCTGGACCGCCACAGCCATTACCAGTTCTACCTGAGGGGGCGCACTGCTACTGGGGATGGAGAGCCTATATTTAGGGAGGGTGCCACCACACTGgatggag GGCCTCCTACAAACTTCAGCCTGTCTGTGGGGGAAAACTCAGTGAACCTCAGCTGGGTAGCCAAAAAGAGACACAGGAATGTTAACTTCCAGATCCACTACCTCAAAAAAAAGG TTGACAGTAAAtggaagaagacagaggaggtgaACTCCTCTCAGTCTTTCTACCAAATCCAGGGCCTGAGTCCTGGCTCTCATTACCGTCTACTCTTCATCTACAGCAACAAAACCTACTGGGAGACAGACATTGAGACAGAAGGAACAG AAGTGACAGAGATACAGCAAAGCTTCGCAACACAAGGCTGGTTTATTGGTGTTGTGAGCGCCatcgcgctgctgctgctgatactgctcATCCTCTGCTTCGTCAAGAGGAGCAAAGGGGGGAAGTACTCAG TGAAAGATAAAGAAGAAGGCCCCATGGATTCAGAGGCGCGGCCTATGAAAGATGAGACTTTTGGAGAGTACAG TGATCTTGAGGAAAAGCGCACGGCCAGCCTGCCGTCCCTGTGCGAGGAGAGTAAACTGTGCAGCGTGGACAACCTTGACTTCAATGGCAGCAGTGCCATAACCACAGAGCTCAACATGGATGAGTCTCTGGTCAGCCAACTCAGTCGTCCCAGCGAGGGTCCAGACAGCTCGCCACTCAACCCCACCACCGCCCCCCCGGCCAACAATGGCACGACCAACTCAGTTACCATTCTCGATTAA
- the l1cama gene encoding neural cell adhesion molecule L1.2 isoform X1: MPHMQRQQVGSRGQCSPHLLLPLLLPLLLLSLAAQPSRAAIHIPSTYHISDLKRPPVITTQPESVTVFSVEDLVMNCEATGNPPPIFHWTKDGEKFHPGSDPELKVTESTGLFAFYTLSNTVDTLKQYQGKYVCYASNELGTAVSNEAVLTTDVLPTLQREKKVDVKSEQGNSVVLKCNPPQSSMEPIIHWMDWRLHHIQLSPRVVVGKDGNLYFAHLTAEDSRDDYICNVQYLATRTILAKEPISLSALSSNSVVRNKRPQMMRPTGTRSTYHALRGQTIELECIVQGLPTPDVLWLRKDGELSESRTAKDMFDRRLRFTNISESDAGEYQCRANNSQGKITHTYTVIVEAAPYWTKEPVSQLYAPGETVRLDCQADGIPSPVITWTINGNPITANKDSRHTLTASGSLILHDVHFKDTAIYQCQASNKHGTILTNTNVYVIELPPQILTEDRNAYTYTEGKTALLECETFGSPKPNVVWESGSIPILADPRVNLLTNGGLEISNLTHDDEGFYTCSVVNTNLSITAELEVLNRTVILSLPQSLKVQQGHTAIFTCLPQVDPRLDTPLIQWRKNNQKLFQSHIDAKYTFEGPDLIIANVEPGDEGVYTCQVITKKDMAEASGTLTLCDRPDPPILLEITESKLRTATLIWTPGDDHNSPVLEFVIEFEDQGSKEKGWEALMRVRGNQEHASLSLWPYMSYRFRVTAINDFGKSDPSKPSEIHNTLAEAPDNNPEDVRSESIDPDSLVITWEEMSKRDFNGPDFKYRVLWRRVVGSGPKWNINYTTTTPFIVNDIGNFSAFELKVQAVNDKGAGPEPDPFIGYSGEDVPLEAPMDVGVVILNSTTIRVTWAPIERETVRGHLLGYKIYLTRTGSRGHHRGRRAKESENTIVVETEANEEKKMITDLRPFSHYTLEVTVFNSKGEGPASEMLAFKTHEGVPGPPLSLTLDSPSETEMTLHWTPPDQPNGILSGYLLQYQRIVETDDSPMQVVTIVDPTVTHLTLTNLDRHSHYQFYLRGRTATGDGEPIFREGATTLDGGPPTNFSLSVGENSVNLSWVAKKRHRNVNFQIHYLKKKVDSKWKKTEEVNSSQSFYQIQGLSPGSHYRLLFIYSNKTYWETDIETEGTEVTEIQQSFATQGWFIGVVSAIALLLLILLILCFVKRSKGGKYSVKDKEEGPMDSEARPMKDETFGEYRSLESDLEEKRTASLPSLCEESKLCSVDNLDFNGSSAITTELNMDESLVSQLSRPSEGPDSSPLNPTTAPPANNGTTNSVTILD; the protein is encoded by the exons ATGCCTCACATGCAGCGACAGCAGGTTGgcagtagggggcagtgctCCCCtcaccttctcctccctctcctcctccccctcctccttctaTCCCTTGCTGCCCAGCCCAGTCGAGCAGCCATACACATACCCTCCACCT ACCACATAAGTGATC TCAAGAGGCCTCCGGTGATCACCACACAACCAGAGTCTGTCACCGTCTTCAGCGTTGAAGACCTCGTCATGAACTGTGAAGCTACAGGAAACCCTCCACCCAT TTTCCACTGGACAAAGGATGGAGAGAAGTTTCACCCAGGCAGCGACCCAGAGTTAAAGGTTACCGAGTCCACTGGCTTATTCGCATTCTACACGCTCAGTAACACCGTGGACACTCTGAAGCAGTACCAAGGCAAATATGTCTGCTACGCATCCAACGAACTGGGGACTGCCGTCTCTAATGAGGCCGTACTCACCACTGATG TTCTTCCGACcttgcagagagaaaaaaaggttgATGTGAAGTCTGAACAGGGAAACAGTGTAGTTCTGAAGTGTAATCCCCCGCAGAGCTCTATGGAGCCCATCATTCACTGGATGGACTGGA GGCTACACCATATTCAGCTTAGCCCACGAGTGGTGGTCGGGAAGGATGGCAACCTGTACTTTGCCCATTTGACAGCTGAGGACAGCAGGGACGACTATATCTGTAATGTCCAGTATCTGGCAACGCGCACCATTCTGGCAAAGGAAcccatctctctgtctgcccTCTCTT ccAACTCAGTAGTGCGGAACAAGAGGCCCCAGATGATGAGACCTACGGGAACCCGAAGCACTTACCACGCCCTCAGGGGCCAGACCATAGAGCTTGAGTGCATCGTCCAAggcct tcCAACTCCTGATGTGCTGTGGCTGAGGAAAGACGGTGAATTGTCTGAATCTCGAACTGCAAAAGACATGTTTGACCGCCGCCTGCGCTTCACTAACATCTCAGAGAGCGACGCGGGAGAGTACCAGTGTAGAGCCAACAACTCACAGGGAAAGatcacacacacctacactgTGATTGTGGAAG CTGCTCCCTACTGGACTAAGGAGCCGGTCAGTCAGTTATATGCCCCGGGTGAGACTGTGAGACTGGACTGCCAGGCTGACGGTATCCCCTCCCCTGTCATTACCTGGACTATCAATGGGAACCCTATCACAG CAAACAAGGACTCTCGACACACTCTGACAGCAAGCGGATCTCTAATCCTACATGATGTCCACTTCAAAGACACAGCCATATACCAGTGTCAGGCCTCTAACAAACATGGAACCATTCTCACCAACACCAATGTTTATGTCATCG AGCTGCCGCCACAGATCCTTACTGAAGACAGgaatgcatatacatatacagaggGCAAGACAGCTTTGCTGGAGTGTGAAACCTTTGGTTCCCCTAAACCTAATGTCGTATG GGAGAGTGGCAGCATCCCCATCCTTGCAGATCCAAGAGTTAACCTACTCACAAATGGAGGGCTCGAGATCTCTAATCTCACCCATGATGATGAGGGCTTCTACACCTGCTCTGTAGTGAACACCAACTTGTCAATCACTGCAGAGCTGGAGGTGCTCA ACAGGACAGTGATCCTGTCACTACCACAATCTCTGAAGGTGCAGCAAGGACACACAGCAATCTTCACGTGTCTGCCCCAAGTCGACCCCAGACTTGACACTCCACTTATTCAGTGGAGAAAGAACAATCAGAAGCTGTTTCAGTCCCACATTGACGCAAA ATACACTTTTGAAGGACCAGACCTGATAATTGCTAATGTGGAACCAGGTGATGAGGGTGTGTACACCTGTCAGGTCATCACTAAGAAGGACATGGCTGAAGCAAGTGGCACCCTCACTTTATGTG ATCGTCCAGATCCTCCTATCCTGCTTGAAATCACTGAGTCTAAACTTCGTACCGCCACACTCATCTGGACTCCTGGAGATGACCACAACAGTCCTGTGCTAG agTTTGTGATTGAGTTTGAGGACCAAGGTTCGAAGGAGAAGGGCTGGGAAGCGCTGATGAGAGTAAGAGGTAACCAAGAGCATGCGAGCCTCAGTTTGTGGCCCTACATGTCCTACCGTTTCCGCGTCACTGCCATCAATGATTTTGGCAAGAGTGACCCCAGCAAGCCCTCTGAAATACACAACACACTTGCGGAAG CTCCAGACAATAACCCTGAAGATGTCAGAAGTGAGTCCATAGACCCAGACTCTCTGGTCATCACCTGGGAG GAAATGAGCAAACGCGACTTCAACGGACCTGACTTTAAGTACAGGGTGTTGTGGAGGCGAGTGGTGGGCAGTGGGCCCAAGTGGAACATCAActatacaacaacaacaccattcATTGTCAATGACATTGGCAACTTCTCTGCCTTTGAGCTCAAAGTTCAGGCTGTCAATGATAAAGGAGCGGGACCTGAGCCGGACCCATTTATCGGCTACTCAGGGGAAGATG TTCCGTTGGAGGCTCCCATGGATGTAGGTGTTGTGATACTTAACAGCACAACCATCAGAGTGACCTGGGCACCAATAGAAAGAGAGACAGTCAGAGGACACCTGCTTGGGTACAAG ATCTACTTGACCAGGACTGGTTCCAGGGGTCACCACAGAGGCCGCAGGGCAAAGGAGTCAGAAAACACCATAGTGGTGGAGACTGAGGCCaatgaggagaagaagatgatCACCGATCTCCGACCGTTCTCCCACTATACCCTGGAAGTCACTGTATTCAACAGCAAGGGAGAGGGACCTGCTTCTGAGATGCTGGCCTTTAAGACCCATGAGGGAG TTCCTGGTCCTCCCTTGTCCCTGACGTTGGACAGCCCATCAGAGACAGAAATGACTCTTCACTGGACGCCTCCTGACCAGCCCAATGGAATCCTTAGTGGATATCTGCTGCAATACCAACGGA TTGTGGAGACTGATGACAGCCCCATGCAAGTAGTGACAATAGTGGATCCAACAGTCACCCATCTCACCCTGACAAACCTGGACCGCCACAGCCATTACCAGTTCTACCTGAGGGGGCGCACTGCTACTGGGGATGGAGAGCCTATATTTAGGGAGGGTGCCACCACACTGgatggag GGCCTCCTACAAACTTCAGCCTGTCTGTGGGGGAAAACTCAGTGAACCTCAGCTGGGTAGCCAAAAAGAGACACAGGAATGTTAACTTCCAGATCCACTACCTCAAAAAAAAGG TTGACAGTAAAtggaagaagacagaggaggtgaACTCCTCTCAGTCTTTCTACCAAATCCAGGGCCTGAGTCCTGGCTCTCATTACCGTCTACTCTTCATCTACAGCAACAAAACCTACTGGGAGACAGACATTGAGACAGAAGGAACAG AAGTGACAGAGATACAGCAAAGCTTCGCAACACAAGGCTGGTTTATTGGTGTTGTGAGCGCCatcgcgctgctgctgctgatactgctcATCCTCTGCTTCGTCAAGAGGAGCAAAGGGGGGAAGTACTCAG TGAAAGATAAAGAAGAAGGCCCCATGGATTCAGAGGCGCGGCCTATGAAAGATGAGACTTTTGGAGAGTACAG ATCTCTAGAAAG TGATCTTGAGGAAAAGCGCACGGCCAGCCTGCCGTCCCTGTGCGAGGAGAGTAAACTGTGCAGCGTGGACAACCTTGACTTCAATGGCAGCAGTGCCATAACCACAGAGCTCAACATGGATGAGTCTCTGGTCAGCCAACTCAGTCGTCCCAGCGAGGGTCCAGACAGCTCGCCACTCAACCCCACCACCGCCCCCCCGGCCAACAATGGCACGACCAACTCAGTTACCATTCTCGATTAA